A genomic stretch from Kogia breviceps isolate mKogBre1 chromosome 1, mKogBre1 haplotype 1, whole genome shotgun sequence includes:
- the KCNJ9 gene encoding G protein-activated inward rectifier potassium channel 3 — translation MAQENAAFSPGPEEKPRRRGRQRYVEKDGRCNVQQGNVRETYRYLTDLFTTLVDLQWRLSLLFFVLAYALTWLFFGAIWWLIAYGRGDLEHLEDTAWTPCVNNLNGFVAAFLFSIETETTIGYGHRVITDQCPEGIVLLLLQAILGSMVNAFMVGCMFVKISQPNKRAATLVFSSHAVVSLRDGRLCLMFRVGDLRSSHIVEASIRAKLIRSRQTLEGEFIPLHQTDLSVGFDTGDDRLFLVSPLVISHEIDAASPFWEASRRALERDDFEIVVILEGMVEATGMTCQARSSYLVDEVLWGHRFTSVLTLEDGFYEVDYASFHQTFEVPTPSCSARELAEAATRLDAHLYWSIPSRLDEKVEEEGLGEGAGEEAGADKEQNGCLPPLESESKV, via the exons ATGGCGCAGGAGAACGCCGCCTTCTCGCCGGGGCCTGAGGAGAAGccgcggcgccgcggccgccagCGCTACGTGGAGAAGGACGGCCGCTGCAACGTGCAGCAGGGCAACGTGCGCGAGACGTACCGCTACCTGACCGACCTGTTCACCACGCTCGTGGACCTGCAGTGGCGCCTGAGCCTGCTCTTCTTCGTGCTGGCCTACGCGCTCACCTGGCTCTTCTTTGGCGCCATCTGGTGGCTGATCGCCTACGGCCGCGGCGACCTGGAGCACCTAGAGGACACGGCGTGGACGCCGTGCGTCAACAACCTCAACGGCTTCGTGGCCGCCTTCCTCTTCTCCATCGAGACGGAGACCACCATCGGCTACGGGCACCGAGTCATCACCGACCAGTGCCCCGAGGGCATCGTGCTACTGCTGCTGCAGGCCATCCTGGGCTCCATGGTGAACGCCTTCATGGTGGGCTGCATGTTCGTCAAGATCTCGCAGCCCAACAAGCGCGCCGCCACGCTCGTCTTCTCCTCGCACGCCGTGGTGTCGCTGCGCGACGGGCGCCTCTGCCTCATGTTCCGCGTGGGCGACCTGCGCTCGTCGCACATAGTCGAGGCTTCCATCCGCGCCAAGCTCATCCGCTCGCGCCAGACGCTCGAGGGCGAGTTCATCCCGCTGCACCAGACCGACCTCAGCGTGGGCTTTGACACGGGCGACGACCGCCTCTTCCTCGTCTCACCGCTCGTCATCAGCCACGAGATCGACGCCGCCAGCCCCTTCTGGGAGGCGTCGCGCCGCGCCCTCGAGAGGGACGACTTCGAGATCGTCGTCATCCTCGAGGGCATGGTGGAAGCCACGG GAATGACATGTCAAGCTCGGAGCTCCTACCTCGTGGATGAGGTGCTGTGGGGTCACCGCTTCACGTCAGTGCTGACCCTGGAAGATGGCTTCTACGAGGTGGACTATGCCAGCTTCCACCAGACCTTTGAGGTGCCCACACCCTCATGCAGCGCCCGGGAGCTGGCTGAGGCCGCAACCCGCCTTGACGCCCATCTCTACTGGTCCATCCCCAGCCGGCTGGACgagaaggtggaggaggaggggctgggggagggggcgggtgaAGAGGCTGGGGCTGACAAAGAGCAGAATGGCTGCCTGCCACCCCTGGAGAGTGAGTCCAAGGTGTGA
- the IGSF8 gene encoding immunoglobulin superfamily member 8 isoform X3, with translation MRKMKSLAPENISRVGCCAREVLVPEGPLYRVAGTAISISCNVTGYEGPAQQDFEWFLYRPEAPEAALGIVSTRDTRFSYAVFGPRVAAGEVQVQRLQGDAVVLKIARLQAQDAGIYECYTPSTDAHYLGSYSGKVELRVLPDMLQVSAALPGPRGRQAPTSPPRLMVHEGQELALGCVARTSTQKHTHLAVSFGRAVPEAPVGRATLQEVVGLRPDLAVEAGAPYAERLAAGELRLGKEGTERYRMVVGGAQADDAGTYHCTAAEWIQDPDGSWAQIAEKRAVLAHVDVQTLSSQLAVTVGPGERRIGPGEPLELLCNVSGALPPPGRHAAYSVGWEMAPAGAPGPGRLVAQLDTEGVGSLGPGYEGRHIAMEKVASRTYRLRLEAARPGDAGTYRCLAKAYVRGSGARLREAASARSRPLPVHVREEGVVLEAVAWLVGGTVYRGETASLLCNISVRGGPPGLRLAASWWVERLEEGELSSAPAQLVGGVGQDGVAELGVRPGGGPISVELVGPRSHRLRLHSLGPEDEGVYHCAPSAWVQHADYSWYQAGSARSGPVTVYPYTHALDTLFVPLLVGAGVALAIGATILGSITCCFMKRLRKR, from the exons atgaggaaaatgaagtcaCTTGCCCCAGAGAACATATCTA GAGTCGGGTGCTGTGCCCGGGAGGTGCTAGTCCCTGAGGGGCCCCTGTATCGCGTGGCTGGCACAGCCATCTCCATCTCCTGCAATGTCACTGGCTACGAGGGCCCTGCCCAGCAGGACTTCGAGTGGTTCCTGTACAGGCCTGAGGCCCCAGAGGCTGCCCTGGGCATTGTCAGTACCAGGGATACCCGATTCTCCTATGCTGTCTTTGGGCCCCGAGTGGCAGCTGGTGAGGTACAGGTGCAGCGTCTGCAGGGTGATGCCGTGGTGCTCAAGATTGCCCGCCTGCAGGCCCAGGATGCTGGCATTTACGAGTGCTACACACCCTCCACTGATGCCCACTACCTGGGCAGCTACAGCGGCAAAGTGGAACTGAGAG TTCTTCCAGATATGCTGCAGGTGTCTGCTGCCCTGCCAGGGCCCCGGGGCCGTCAGGCCCCGACTTCACCCCCTCGCCTGATGGTGCACGAGGGGCAGGAGCTGGCACTGGGCTGCGTGGCACGGACGAGCACGCAGAAGCACACACACCTGGCCGTGTCCTTTGGGCGAGCTGTGCCCGAGGCGCCAGTGGGGCGAGCAACTCTGCAGGAAGTGGTGGGACTCCGGCCCGACCTGGCCGTGGAGGCCGGAGCTCCCTATGCTGAGCGGCTGGCGGCAGGGGAGCTGCGGCTGGGCAAGGAGGGGACTGAGCGCTACCGCATGGTGGTGGGGGGCGCCCAGGCGGACGACGCGGGCACCTACCACTGTACTGCTGCTGAGTGGATTCAGGATCCCGATGGCAGCTGGGCCCAGATCGCGGAGAAGAGGGCTGTCCTGGCCCATGTGGACGTGCAGACTCTGT CCAGCCAGCTGGCAGTGACAGTGGGGCCCGGTGAACGTCGGATCGGCCCAGGGGAGCCCTTGGAGCTGCTGTGCAATGTGTCAGGGGCCCTGCCCCCACCAGGCCGTCATGCCGCGTACTCCGTGGGCTGGGAGATGGCACCTGCAGGGGCACCTGGGCCTGGCCGCCTGGTTGCCCAGCTGGACACAGAGGGTGTGGGCAGCCTGGGCCCTGGCTACGAGGGCCGGCATATTGCCATGGAGAAGGTGGCTTCCAGAACCTACCGGCTACGGCTGGAGGCTGCCCGGCCTGGGGATGCGGGCACCTACCGCTGCCTCGCCAAGGCCTATGTCCGAGGGTCTGGGGCCCGGCTTCGGGAAGCCGCCAGTgcccgctcccggcccctccccgtGCATGTGCGTGAGGAAG GTGTGGTGCTGGAGGCTGTGGCCTGGCTAGTGGGAGGCACAGTGTACCGCGGGGAGACGGCCTCCCTGCTCTGCAACATCTCTGTGCGGGGCGGCCCCCCCGGGCTGCGACTGGCTGCCAGCTGGTGGGTGGAgcggctggaggagggggagctgAGCTCTGCCCCTGCCCAGCTGGTGGGTGGCGTGGGCCAGGACggtgtggcagagctgggggtcCGGCCCGGAGGAGGCCCTATCAGCGTGGAGCTAGTGGGGCCCCGAAGCCATCGGCTGAGACTCCACAGCTTGGGGCCCGAGGACGAAGGCGTGTACCACTGTGCCCCCAGCGCCTGGGTGCAGCACGCTGACTACAGCTGGTACCAGGCGGGCAGTGCCCGCTCGGGGCCTGTCACGGTCTACCCGTACACACATG CCCTGGACACCCTGTTTGTGCCCCTGCTGGTGGGTGCAGGGGTTGCCCTAGCCATCGGAGCCACCATCCTGGGCTCCATCACCTGCTGCTTCATGAAGAGGCTGCGGAAACGGTGA
- the IGSF8 gene encoding immunoglobulin superfamily member 8 isoform X1, which produces MGMGLEPDLLIPACALTEQPQVFPLTQLQEEGKGVGCCAREVLVPEGPLYRVAGTAISISCNVTGYEGPAQQDFEWFLYRPEAPEAALGIVSTRDTRFSYAVFGPRVAAGEVQVQRLQGDAVVLKIARLQAQDAGIYECYTPSTDAHYLGSYSGKVELRVLPDMLQVSAALPGPRGRQAPTSPPRLMVHEGQELALGCVARTSTQKHTHLAVSFGRAVPEAPVGRATLQEVVGLRPDLAVEAGAPYAERLAAGELRLGKEGTERYRMVVGGAQADDAGTYHCTAAEWIQDPDGSWAQIAEKRAVLAHVDVQTLSSQLAVTVGPGERRIGPGEPLELLCNVSGALPPPGRHAAYSVGWEMAPAGAPGPGRLVAQLDTEGVGSLGPGYEGRHIAMEKVASRTYRLRLEAARPGDAGTYRCLAKAYVRGSGARLREAASARSRPLPVHVREEGVVLEAVAWLVGGTVYRGETASLLCNISVRGGPPGLRLAASWWVERLEEGELSSAPAQLVGGVGQDGVAELGVRPGGGPISVELVGPRSHRLRLHSLGPEDEGVYHCAPSAWVQHADYSWYQAGSARSGPVTVYPYTHALDTLFVPLLVGAGVALAIGATILGSITCCFMKRLRKR; this is translated from the exons atggggatgggtcTGGAACCCGACCTCCTGATCCCAGCCTGTGCTCTAACTGAGCAACCACAAGTTTTCCCTCTGACTCAGctgcaggaagaaggaaaag GAGTCGGGTGCTGTGCCCGGGAGGTGCTAGTCCCTGAGGGGCCCCTGTATCGCGTGGCTGGCACAGCCATCTCCATCTCCTGCAATGTCACTGGCTACGAGGGCCCTGCCCAGCAGGACTTCGAGTGGTTCCTGTACAGGCCTGAGGCCCCAGAGGCTGCCCTGGGCATTGTCAGTACCAGGGATACCCGATTCTCCTATGCTGTCTTTGGGCCCCGAGTGGCAGCTGGTGAGGTACAGGTGCAGCGTCTGCAGGGTGATGCCGTGGTGCTCAAGATTGCCCGCCTGCAGGCCCAGGATGCTGGCATTTACGAGTGCTACACACCCTCCACTGATGCCCACTACCTGGGCAGCTACAGCGGCAAAGTGGAACTGAGAG TTCTTCCAGATATGCTGCAGGTGTCTGCTGCCCTGCCAGGGCCCCGGGGCCGTCAGGCCCCGACTTCACCCCCTCGCCTGATGGTGCACGAGGGGCAGGAGCTGGCACTGGGCTGCGTGGCACGGACGAGCACGCAGAAGCACACACACCTGGCCGTGTCCTTTGGGCGAGCTGTGCCCGAGGCGCCAGTGGGGCGAGCAACTCTGCAGGAAGTGGTGGGACTCCGGCCCGACCTGGCCGTGGAGGCCGGAGCTCCCTATGCTGAGCGGCTGGCGGCAGGGGAGCTGCGGCTGGGCAAGGAGGGGACTGAGCGCTACCGCATGGTGGTGGGGGGCGCCCAGGCGGACGACGCGGGCACCTACCACTGTACTGCTGCTGAGTGGATTCAGGATCCCGATGGCAGCTGGGCCCAGATCGCGGAGAAGAGGGCTGTCCTGGCCCATGTGGACGTGCAGACTCTGT CCAGCCAGCTGGCAGTGACAGTGGGGCCCGGTGAACGTCGGATCGGCCCAGGGGAGCCCTTGGAGCTGCTGTGCAATGTGTCAGGGGCCCTGCCCCCACCAGGCCGTCATGCCGCGTACTCCGTGGGCTGGGAGATGGCACCTGCAGGGGCACCTGGGCCTGGCCGCCTGGTTGCCCAGCTGGACACAGAGGGTGTGGGCAGCCTGGGCCCTGGCTACGAGGGCCGGCATATTGCCATGGAGAAGGTGGCTTCCAGAACCTACCGGCTACGGCTGGAGGCTGCCCGGCCTGGGGATGCGGGCACCTACCGCTGCCTCGCCAAGGCCTATGTCCGAGGGTCTGGGGCCCGGCTTCGGGAAGCCGCCAGTgcccgctcccggcccctccccgtGCATGTGCGTGAGGAAG GTGTGGTGCTGGAGGCTGTGGCCTGGCTAGTGGGAGGCACAGTGTACCGCGGGGAGACGGCCTCCCTGCTCTGCAACATCTCTGTGCGGGGCGGCCCCCCCGGGCTGCGACTGGCTGCCAGCTGGTGGGTGGAgcggctggaggagggggagctgAGCTCTGCCCCTGCCCAGCTGGTGGGTGGCGTGGGCCAGGACggtgtggcagagctgggggtcCGGCCCGGAGGAGGCCCTATCAGCGTGGAGCTAGTGGGGCCCCGAAGCCATCGGCTGAGACTCCACAGCTTGGGGCCCGAGGACGAAGGCGTGTACCACTGTGCCCCCAGCGCCTGGGTGCAGCACGCTGACTACAGCTGGTACCAGGCGGGCAGTGCCCGCTCGGGGCCTGTCACGGTCTACCCGTACACACATG CCCTGGACACCCTGTTTGTGCCCCTGCTGGTGGGTGCAGGGGTTGCCCTAGCCATCGGAGCCACCATCCTGGGCTCCATCACCTGCTGCTTCATGAAGAGGCTGCGGAAACGGTGA
- the IGSF8 gene encoding immunoglobulin superfamily member 8 isoform X2, which yields MGALGPKPPPPLLLLILGVGCCAREVLVPEGPLYRVAGTAISISCNVTGYEGPAQQDFEWFLYRPEAPEAALGIVSTRDTRFSYAVFGPRVAAGEVQVQRLQGDAVVLKIARLQAQDAGIYECYTPSTDAHYLGSYSGKVELRVLPDMLQVSAALPGPRGRQAPTSPPRLMVHEGQELALGCVARTSTQKHTHLAVSFGRAVPEAPVGRATLQEVVGLRPDLAVEAGAPYAERLAAGELRLGKEGTERYRMVVGGAQADDAGTYHCTAAEWIQDPDGSWAQIAEKRAVLAHVDVQTLSSQLAVTVGPGERRIGPGEPLELLCNVSGALPPPGRHAAYSVGWEMAPAGAPGPGRLVAQLDTEGVGSLGPGYEGRHIAMEKVASRTYRLRLEAARPGDAGTYRCLAKAYVRGSGARLREAASARSRPLPVHVREEGVVLEAVAWLVGGTVYRGETASLLCNISVRGGPPGLRLAASWWVERLEEGELSSAPAQLVGGVGQDGVAELGVRPGGGPISVELVGPRSHRLRLHSLGPEDEGVYHCAPSAWVQHADYSWYQAGSARSGPVTVYPYTHALDTLFVPLLVGAGVALAIGATILGSITCCFMKRLRKR from the exons ATGGGCGCCCTCGGTCCcaagccgccgccgccgctgctgctgtTAATCCTGG GAGTCGGGTGCTGTGCCCGGGAGGTGCTAGTCCCTGAGGGGCCCCTGTATCGCGTGGCTGGCACAGCCATCTCCATCTCCTGCAATGTCACTGGCTACGAGGGCCCTGCCCAGCAGGACTTCGAGTGGTTCCTGTACAGGCCTGAGGCCCCAGAGGCTGCCCTGGGCATTGTCAGTACCAGGGATACCCGATTCTCCTATGCTGTCTTTGGGCCCCGAGTGGCAGCTGGTGAGGTACAGGTGCAGCGTCTGCAGGGTGATGCCGTGGTGCTCAAGATTGCCCGCCTGCAGGCCCAGGATGCTGGCATTTACGAGTGCTACACACCCTCCACTGATGCCCACTACCTGGGCAGCTACAGCGGCAAAGTGGAACTGAGAG TTCTTCCAGATATGCTGCAGGTGTCTGCTGCCCTGCCAGGGCCCCGGGGCCGTCAGGCCCCGACTTCACCCCCTCGCCTGATGGTGCACGAGGGGCAGGAGCTGGCACTGGGCTGCGTGGCACGGACGAGCACGCAGAAGCACACACACCTGGCCGTGTCCTTTGGGCGAGCTGTGCCCGAGGCGCCAGTGGGGCGAGCAACTCTGCAGGAAGTGGTGGGACTCCGGCCCGACCTGGCCGTGGAGGCCGGAGCTCCCTATGCTGAGCGGCTGGCGGCAGGGGAGCTGCGGCTGGGCAAGGAGGGGACTGAGCGCTACCGCATGGTGGTGGGGGGCGCCCAGGCGGACGACGCGGGCACCTACCACTGTACTGCTGCTGAGTGGATTCAGGATCCCGATGGCAGCTGGGCCCAGATCGCGGAGAAGAGGGCTGTCCTGGCCCATGTGGACGTGCAGACTCTGT CCAGCCAGCTGGCAGTGACAGTGGGGCCCGGTGAACGTCGGATCGGCCCAGGGGAGCCCTTGGAGCTGCTGTGCAATGTGTCAGGGGCCCTGCCCCCACCAGGCCGTCATGCCGCGTACTCCGTGGGCTGGGAGATGGCACCTGCAGGGGCACCTGGGCCTGGCCGCCTGGTTGCCCAGCTGGACACAGAGGGTGTGGGCAGCCTGGGCCCTGGCTACGAGGGCCGGCATATTGCCATGGAGAAGGTGGCTTCCAGAACCTACCGGCTACGGCTGGAGGCTGCCCGGCCTGGGGATGCGGGCACCTACCGCTGCCTCGCCAAGGCCTATGTCCGAGGGTCTGGGGCCCGGCTTCGGGAAGCCGCCAGTgcccgctcccggcccctccccgtGCATGTGCGTGAGGAAG GTGTGGTGCTGGAGGCTGTGGCCTGGCTAGTGGGAGGCACAGTGTACCGCGGGGAGACGGCCTCCCTGCTCTGCAACATCTCTGTGCGGGGCGGCCCCCCCGGGCTGCGACTGGCTGCCAGCTGGTGGGTGGAgcggctggaggagggggagctgAGCTCTGCCCCTGCCCAGCTGGTGGGTGGCGTGGGCCAGGACggtgtggcagagctgggggtcCGGCCCGGAGGAGGCCCTATCAGCGTGGAGCTAGTGGGGCCCCGAAGCCATCGGCTGAGACTCCACAGCTTGGGGCCCGAGGACGAAGGCGTGTACCACTGTGCCCCCAGCGCCTGGGTGCAGCACGCTGACTACAGCTGGTACCAGGCGGGCAGTGCCCGCTCGGGGCCTGTCACGGTCTACCCGTACACACATG CCCTGGACACCCTGTTTGTGCCCCTGCTGGTGGGTGCAGGGGTTGCCCTAGCCATCGGAGCCACCATCCTGGGCTCCATCACCTGCTGCTTCATGAAGAGGCTGCGGAAACGGTGA